One window from the genome of Rariglobus hedericola encodes:
- a CDS encoding MFS transporter, with protein sequence MNNAEHKTATKDKIPLLEKLFYGVGSGSYQLSGDGVKSLANPIYNITLGLSPSLIGLVLMISRIFDAFTDPLIGRWSDNARSRWGRRRPFIFVGSFLAAAGFVMIWMVPASWAGQTQPLFIYYLCTMLLFYFCATIQVVPYHTLGLEMTADYDERTSISGYKMVFSFAFSLLLPWVFRLAQSEAFSGDTMAGMRYLSYILAGVIIVGGILPAIFVKERYYKVAQGQAKTPFWLSARQTFANREFLVLTGVILVSSFGPSMVGSLAPYIIYYHMYGGDTKAGAEMAAIGANVFSVAAILFTPLIVRLSSKWGKVKVMQATVWLGAFNSVMTLVLFTPERPWLVLVYFFLQAPTAGFWVVTTSMKADICDDDELRHGTRREGMFGSVGGWIAKVGLSLTYLLSGVILDVTGFNVELKGAQSPDTLWEMRMLFAAVPLVTALLSLYFLKKYTLDRKRMAEIRAQLEARRAAI encoded by the coding sequence ATGAACAACGCAGAGCATAAGACCGCCACCAAAGACAAGATACCGCTTCTGGAGAAGCTGTTCTACGGAGTCGGTTCCGGCAGTTACCAGCTGTCCGGCGACGGCGTGAAGAGCCTGGCCAACCCGATTTACAACATCACGCTCGGGCTGAGTCCGTCGCTGATCGGTTTGGTGCTGATGATCTCGCGCATCTTCGACGCGTTTACCGATCCGCTGATCGGCCGCTGGTCGGACAACGCGCGCAGTCGTTGGGGGCGGCGACGGCCGTTCATTTTTGTCGGTTCGTTTCTCGCGGCCGCGGGTTTTGTGATGATCTGGATGGTGCCGGCGTCGTGGGCGGGGCAGACGCAGCCTCTGTTCATCTATTACCTGTGCACGATGCTGCTGTTTTATTTCTGCGCGACGATCCAGGTCGTGCCCTACCACACGCTGGGGCTGGAAATGACGGCGGACTACGACGAACGCACGTCGATCTCGGGCTACAAGATGGTGTTCAGCTTCGCGTTCTCGCTGCTGCTGCCGTGGGTGTTTCGGCTGGCCCAGTCTGAAGCCTTCTCCGGAGACACCATGGCGGGCATGCGTTATCTGAGCTACATTTTGGCGGGCGTGATCATCGTGGGTGGCATATTGCCCGCGATTTTCGTCAAAGAGCGCTACTACAAAGTCGCCCAAGGACAGGCGAAAACACCCTTCTGGCTCAGCGCGCGGCAGACCTTTGCGAATCGTGAATTCCTGGTGCTCACGGGGGTGATTTTGGTGAGCAGCTTCGGTCCGAGCATGGTCGGATCGCTGGCTCCTTACATCATCTACTACCACATGTATGGCGGCGACACGAAGGCGGGCGCCGAGATGGCGGCGATCGGGGCCAACGTGTTCTCGGTGGCCGCAATTCTGTTCACGCCGCTGATCGTCCGTTTGTCGTCAAAATGGGGCAAAGTGAAGGTGATGCAGGCGACGGTCTGGCTGGGCGCTTTCAACTCAGTGATGACGCTGGTGCTGTTCACGCCGGAGAGACCGTGGCTGGTGCTCGTTTATTTTTTCCTGCAGGCGCCGACCGCGGGCTTCTGGGTGGTGACCACCTCGATGAAGGCGGACATTTGCGACGATGACGAACTGCGTCACGGAACGCGGCGCGAAGGCATGTTCGGCTCTGTCGGTGGATGGATCGCCAAGGTTGGTCTGTCGCTGACCTATCTGTTGTCGGGCGTGATTCTCGACGTCACCGGATTCAACGTCGAACTCAAGGGGGCCCAGTCGCCGGACACGCTTTGGGAGATGAGGATGCTCTTCGCCGCCGTGCCCTTGGTCACCGCGCTGTTGTCGCTGTATTTCCTGAAAAAATACACGCTCGACCGCAAGCGCATGGCCGAGATCCGCGCGCAACTCGAAGCGCGGCGCGCTGCGATCTGA
- a CDS encoding NAD-dependent epimerase/dehydratase family protein, with amino-acid sequence MNSPDKLSAKPLVLITGACGFLGQSLVSEFQAAGFAVRAFDVVPPPAGCTPDEFQVGDVSDVASVAKACAGVDALVLSHMAPQRAYETAALPFDINVKGTALLCAEAAKQGIKRVVLISSITVVDGYRASGQRFLRSLPPLPIGLYGLTKHLQEQIIDFHQRAGHFTAVSLRPAYVTDADTLTDKYQRQKPSVNWQFIDRRDIAGAAIAALTTARNAQGTYFIHGHRDGPTHMETEPTARELCWTPRFDFSNWPDDAPAAT; translated from the coding sequence ATGAACTCACCGGATAAACTCTCCGCCAAACCCCTCGTCCTCATCACCGGCGCCTGCGGCTTCCTCGGCCAGTCGCTGGTCTCCGAATTCCAAGCCGCCGGCTTCGCCGTGCGCGCCTTCGACGTCGTCCCGCCTCCCGCCGGCTGCACGCCGGACGAGTTTCAGGTCGGCGACGTGTCGGACGTCGCCTCGGTCGCCAAGGCCTGCGCCGGCGTGGATGCCCTCGTTCTTTCCCACATGGCTCCCCAGCGCGCCTACGAAACCGCCGCGCTGCCTTTCGACATCAACGTCAAGGGCACCGCCCTCCTCTGCGCCGAGGCCGCCAAACAGGGCATCAAACGCGTCGTCCTCATCTCCAGCATCACCGTGGTGGACGGCTACCGCGCCTCGGGCCAACGATTCCTTCGCAGTCTTCCTCCGCTGCCGATCGGCCTCTACGGACTGACCAAGCACCTCCAGGAACAGATCATCGATTTCCATCAGCGCGCCGGCCACTTCACCGCCGTCTCGCTCCGCCCCGCCTACGTCACCGACGCCGACACGCTCACGGATAAATACCAGCGTCAGAAGCCGTCCGTGAACTGGCAGTTCATCGACCGCCGCGACATCGCCGGCGCCGCCATCGCCGCACTCACCACCGCCCGGAACGCGCAAGGCACGTATTTTATCCACGGCCACCGCGACGGCCCGACTCACATGGAAACGGAACCCACCGCCCGCGAA
- a CDS encoding PEP-CTERM sorting domain-containing protein (PEP-CTERM proteins occur, often in large numbers, in the proteomes of bacteria that also encode an exosortase, a predicted intramembrane cysteine proteinase. The presence of a PEP-CTERM domain at a protein's C-terminus predicts cleavage within the sorting domain, followed by covalent anchoring to some some component of the (usually Gram-negative) cell surface. Many PEP-CTERM proteins exhibit an unusual sequence composition that includes large numbers of potential glycosylation sites. Expression of one such protein has been shown restore the ability of a bacterium to form floc, a type of biofilm.) has protein sequence MKTHTLPKLISLLAAVPIIGFAADTTWTGATSTNWGTSSNWTANAPGFNGTAVFSGTPTSNMPDILGTSKTGVGLDFQSAGWTINDSVGGGLLRIDGGVTNISSAGAGVNTINTKVTSSGSATLTMTIGSGNTLVSSGDWANGVSKTFTGGGTFVLNGANTATVLQAVSFTAANTILANSLFGVNSSTVNNGAKIGGTGIVSVMNYGTLTFGNTAKLAAGGNGTFGSEIGTLTFRSGINSGTGISTNRASVTLDAGSIAEMQIGSGGVGNNDKVVLSLNAGAGGRLNILSGATLNILGSVIQDGTYTLFESTDATSTIVGTFSNVLFNGSAINPANFTLNYSATAITLDVTGLASMIPEPSSVSLIAGAAVFAFMSARRRRA, from the coding sequence ATGAAAACCCATACCCTACCAAAACTCATCTCACTCTTGGCGGCTGTTCCGATAATCGGCTTTGCAGCCGACACAACGTGGACCGGAGCCACCAGCACCAACTGGGGCACAAGTTCCAACTGGACGGCCAACGCTCCCGGATTCAATGGCACCGCCGTTTTCTCAGGCACCCCCACGAGCAATATGCCCGACATTTTGGGAACCAGCAAAACTGGTGTGGGACTGGACTTTCAATCTGCAGGCTGGACCATCAACGACTCCGTGGGTGGTGGGCTCCTTCGCATTGATGGAGGAGTGACCAATATCAGCTCGGCCGGTGCCGGTGTTAACACGATTAACACCAAAGTTACCTCTTCAGGATCCGCAACGCTCACAATGACGATTGGTTCGGGCAACACCCTTGTTTCCAGTGGCGACTGGGCGAACGGAGTCAGCAAAACATTCACTGGAGGTGGCACCTTCGTGCTGAATGGAGCCAATACCGCAACGGTGCTTCAGGCGGTATCTTTTACGGCGGCCAATACGATTCTGGCCAATTCGCTGTTTGGTGTAAATTCGTCCACCGTTAACAATGGTGCCAAGATTGGCGGAACCGGCATCGTTTCCGTTATGAATTATGGAACGCTGACCTTTGGTAATACCGCTAAGCTGGCCGCCGGTGGCAATGGAACCTTCGGCTCCGAGATCGGCACCCTAACCTTCAGGTCCGGCATCAATAGCGGGACTGGCATCTCCACGAACCGTGCATCCGTCACTTTGGACGCGGGTAGCATCGCCGAGATGCAAATCGGCTCTGGCGGCGTCGGAAATAATGACAAGGTCGTCCTGAGTCTGAATGCGGGTGCGGGTGGCCGATTGAATATCCTGTCCGGCGCCACGCTGAACATTCTTGGTTCTGTGATCCAAGACGGCACCTACACTCTTTTCGAGAGCACGGATGCCACGTCGACGATTGTTGGCACCTTTTCGAATGTGTTGTTCAACGGTTCCGCGATCAATCCGGCCAATTTCACACTGAACTACTCCGCCACCGCGATCACCTTGGACGTGACCGGATTGGCCTCCATGATACCCGAACCCTCAAGTGTCTCGCTTATCGCCGGTGCGGCCGTCTTCGCTTTTATGAGCGCTCGTCGCCGTCGAGCCTAA
- a CDS encoding LacI family DNA-binding transcriptional regulator, which translates to MSSLRPCYTGRRAVSLKDVAAELGVSYSLVSKVLSGRLGNTGVRPEVKEAIFKKAEEMNYRPHPLATALKQGRKGAVGVLVHPIGERGSELAHDVLEGLSSELDDHGLRMWLRFFETDADFTRQFDQRMRSEVDGLIVVGLPHPSIYDLLLELNRGGLPIVTAFEEKPIEGVPNVTENTERQCYLTTRHLLARGCSRIVHLKGTMPARYQGFLAAHKDAGISVDSRLLFDCNDYRIESGARAVGVLLDAGIGFDGIVAQSDHQALGAVHELIRRGKRVPEDVRVTGVDDSVLCTACMVPLTSTTSEMKRVGRETARLLFQRLEGIDCESVGIEPRLVIRASS; encoded by the coding sequence ATGTCAAGTTTACGTCCCTGTTACACCGGACGCCGCGCAGTATCCCTCAAGGACGTCGCCGCCGAGTTGGGTGTCTCCTATTCGCTCGTCTCGAAAGTCCTGAGCGGACGTTTGGGCAATACGGGGGTGCGCCCCGAGGTGAAGGAGGCTATTTTCAAAAAGGCCGAGGAGATGAATTATCGCCCGCATCCGCTCGCCACCGCACTCAAGCAGGGGCGGAAGGGTGCAGTTGGCGTGCTGGTGCATCCGATCGGCGAGCGGGGCAGTGAACTGGCGCACGATGTTTTGGAGGGGCTTTCGTCGGAACTGGACGACCATGGTCTGCGCATGTGGCTGCGCTTTTTTGAGACGGACGCGGATTTTACCCGGCAGTTTGACCAACGTATGCGAAGCGAAGTGGACGGCCTGATCGTAGTGGGTCTGCCGCATCCTTCGATTTACGATCTGTTGCTGGAGCTTAATCGCGGAGGGTTGCCGATTGTCACCGCGTTCGAAGAAAAGCCGATTGAAGGCGTGCCCAACGTAACTGAAAACACGGAGCGGCAGTGTTATTTGACCACACGCCATCTTTTGGCGCGCGGATGCAGTCGCATCGTTCACTTGAAAGGAACCATGCCCGCCCGCTATCAGGGATTTTTGGCTGCCCACAAGGATGCCGGAATCTCGGTCGATTCACGCCTGTTGTTTGACTGTAATGATTACCGGATTGAAAGCGGCGCACGCGCGGTGGGCGTGCTTCTGGATGCCGGCATTGGCTTTGACGGCATTGTGGCCCAGTCTGACCATCAGGCGCTTGGAGCGGTGCATGAGTTGATTCGCCGGGGAAAGCGCGTGCCGGAGGATGTGCGCGTCACGGGTGTGGACGATTCCGTGCTTTGCACGGCCTGCATGGTTCCGTTGACCTCGACGACCTCCGAAATGAAGCGGGTGGGGCGGGAAACTGCACGTCTGCTTTTTCAACGGCTTGAAGGAATCGACTGTGAATCCGTGGGCATTGAGCCGCGATTGGTGATTAGGGCTTCAAGTTAA